A section of the Triticum dicoccoides isolate Atlit2015 ecotype Zavitan chromosome 7A, WEW_v2.0, whole genome shotgun sequence genome encodes:
- the LOC119328342 gene encoding uncharacterized protein LOC119328342 isoform X2 codes for MARIARKAASARVNVQVPTSSAPQASSAHTSGRVSYGGREHQLQEIVGQCNKHNGDDFESYRVTTDGSHRLETHDPYDYVYHNLPNKHHVLKTVKDCIHCGAMRFQYEGPDFCCRKGKLKVFIPEVPQDLQ; via the exons ATGGCCCGAATCGCACGGAAAGCTGCCTCTGCCAGGGTGAATGTCCAAGTGCCTACATCATCTGCCCCACAAGCTTCATCTG CTCATACCTCTGGTCGGGTAAGCTATGGTGGTCGTGAACATCAATTGCAAGAAATAGTAGGACAATGCAACAAACATAATG GTGATGACTTCGAATCATATAGAGTGACAACTGATGGTTCGCATAGGCTCGAGACTCATGATCCTTACGACTACGTCTACCACAATCTACCCAACAAGCATCATGTTTTGAAGACAGTAAAAGACTGTATCCATTGTGGAGCAATGAGGTTCCAGTATGAAGGTCCAGACTTCTGTTGCAGAAAAGGTAAGCTCAAGGTATTTATCCCAGAGGTTCCTCAAGATCTACAATGA
- the LOC119328342 gene encoding uncharacterized protein LOC119328342 isoform X1, translated as MARIARKAASARVNVQVPTSSAPQASSAHTSGRVSYGGREHQLQEIVGQCNKHNGNEGDDFESYRVTTDGSHRLETHDPYDYVYHNLPNKHHVLKTVKDCIHCGAMRFQYEGPDFCCRKGKLKVFIPEVPQDLQ; from the exons ATGGCCCGAATCGCACGGAAAGCTGCCTCTGCCAGGGTGAATGTCCAAGTGCCTACATCATCTGCCCCACAAGCTTCATCTG CTCATACCTCTGGTCGGGTAAGCTATGGTGGTCGTGAACATCAATTGCAAGAAATAGTAGGACAATGCAACAAACATAATGGTAATGAAG GTGATGACTTCGAATCATATAGAGTGACAACTGATGGTTCGCATAGGCTCGAGACTCATGATCCTTACGACTACGTCTACCACAATCTACCCAACAAGCATCATGTTTTGAAGACAGTAAAAGACTGTATCCATTGTGGAGCAATGAGGTTCCAGTATGAAGGTCCAGACTTCTGTTGCAGAAAAGGTAAGCTCAAGGTATTTATCCCAGAGGTTCCTCAAGATCTACAATGA